Proteins found in one Micropterus dolomieu isolate WLL.071019.BEF.003 ecotype Adirondacks linkage group LG12, ASM2129224v1, whole genome shotgun sequence genomic segment:
- the LOC123980763 gene encoding leucine-rich repeat-containing protein 72, producing the protein MDQYTSGQHSQPSPTSSFQWLSFAYQGLTEIPYETILTQTHTLEVLDLSYNLLDENPALLGQLEKLSTLILDCNNYTSHIKFPYMPSITTVCINKNKINNLPVFVEEIRRKFPNIKILSMMNNEAAPSYFNGGSLTQYQDYRQYVISQIPGLEILDDTEVLDKERDQARKTYRLQQSSHSSRKRKEEPSKKHTHMQKKLHTVIRQ; encoded by the exons ATGGATCAATATACCTCAGGCCAACACAGTCAACCCAGCCCCACCTCAAGCTTTCAGTGGCTCTCTTTTGCTTACCAGGGTCTGACAGAAATCCCCTATGAAACCATtctaacacagacacacacactggaggTTCTGGACCTGAGTTACAATTTGCTGGATGA GAACCCGGCTCTGCTGGGTCAGCTGGAGAAGCTCAGCACTCTGATTCTGGACTGCAACAACTACACATCTCACATCAAGTTCCCCTACATGCCgagcatcaccacagtgtgcATCAACAAGAACAAGATCAACAATTTGCCTGTGTTTGTGGAAGAAATCAGGCGAAAGTTCCCAAACATAAA GATCCTCAGTATGATGAACAACGAGGCAGCACCTAGCTATTTTAATGGAGGAAGTCTGACCCAGTACCAAGACTACAG ACAGTACGTCATCAGTCAGATCCCAGGCCTGGAGATTCTGGATGACACTGAGGTCCTTGATAAGGAGAGAGACCAGGCTAGAAAAACCTACAGGCTGCAGCAGAGCAGTCACAGcagcaggaagaggaaggaggaacCATCaaagaaacatacacacatgcagaaaaagTTACATACTGTTATAAGACAATAG